The proteins below come from a single Metarhizium brunneum chromosome 1, complete sequence genomic window:
- the GIT1_0 gene encoding Glycerophosphoinositol permease 1, translated as MDNEAVDIVPGEHHDATTKGDSEAQVAAVERGSSKRQRLSDVFTIFCSGFALISDGYQNNLMTMSNVLFKKEYPNEYTPQVSTRVSNALLVGEILGQVVVGLTCDYMGRKTAIIMTTLLIVLGGILATASHGVTIDGMFWMLTVSRGIVGFGAGGEYPAASTSASEAANEHTPANRGPVFILVTNLPLSFGGPFAVSVFLIVLSAAGETNLSTVWRVCFGVGVALPLTVFYFRLKMLNSKLYRRGAIKRHVPYGLVVRYYWKTLIGTCGAWFLYDFVTFPNGVFSGTIISSVASRSGSTLRSTAEWQLLLGAIALPGVLLGAFLCDRLGRKNVMMLGFSGYLVFGLVIGCAYDKITAIIPLFVIFYGLMQSSGNLGPGDMLGLISSESYATSVRGTCYGLSAAIGKTGAALGTQAFTPIQDRFGKRWTFIVAAICGVVGVLVTYFFVPRLTGEDLAKRDEEFRAYLLANGWNGEMGEADLKGLAEDVDEGVVSGDHGENGAKAAG; from the exons ATGGACAACGAGGCCGTTGATATCGTTCCCGGGGAGCATCACGATGCGACGACCAAGGGGGACTCTGAGGCGCAAGTCGCTGCTGTCGAGCGGGGTTCCAGCAAACGACAGAGGTTATCTGATGTATTCACAATT TTTTGCTCCGGCTTCGCCCTCATCTCGGATGGCTACCAGAACAATCTCATGACCATGTCCAACGTGCTCTTCAAGAAGGAATACCCGAACGAGTACACCCCCCAAGTCAGCACCCGCGTCTCCAACGCCCTGCTCGTCGGCGAGATCCTGGGccaggtcgtcgtcggcctgACCTGCGACTACATGGGCCGCAAGAcggccatcatcatgacgacgctgctcattgttctcggcggcatcCTGGCCACCGCCTCTCACGGCGTTACTATCGACGGCATGTTTTGGATGCTGACTGTTTCGAGAGGCATCGTCGGTTTCGGAGCAG GTGGCGAGTACCCTGCCGCCAGCACGTCCGCATCCGAGGCCGCCAACGAACACACGCCCGCGAACCGCGGccccgtcttcatcctcgtcaccaATCTCCCCCTCTCGTTCGGCGGCCCGTTCGCCGTGtccgtcttcctcatcgtgctgtccgccgccggcgagacCAACCTCTCGACCGTGTGGCGCGTCTGcttcggcgtcggcgtcgcgctGCCCCTGACCGTCTTCTACTTCCGCCTCAAGATGCTCAACTCCAAGCTCTACCGCCGCGGCGCCATCAAGAGGCACGTCCCCTACGGCCTGGTCGTCAGGTACTATTGGAAAACGCTGATCGGCACCTGCGGCGCCTGGTTCCTCTACGACTTTGTCACCTTCCCCAACGGCGTCTTCTCCggcaccatcatctccagcGTTGCCTCCAGGTCCGGCAGCACCCTGCGCAGCACGGCGGAGTGGCAGCTTCTCCTCGGCGCCATTGCCCTGCCCggcgtcctcctcggcgcaTTCCTCTGCGACAGGCTGGGCCGCAAGAACGTCATGATGCTGGGCTTCTCAGGATACCTGGTCTTTGGGCTGGTCATTGGCTGCGCGTACGACAAGATCACCGCCATCATCCCGCTCTTTGTCATCTTTTACGGCCTGATGCAGAGTTCTGGCAACTTGGGCCCGGGCGATATGCTCGGCCTCATTTCCTCGGAGAGCTACGCCACCAGCGTCCGTGGAACGTGCTACGGCCTCAGTGCGGCGATTGGCAAGACGGGTGCTGCTCTGGGGACACAGGCGTTTACACCGATTCAAGATAGGTTCGGCAAGAGGTGGACGTTTATTGTCGCGGCTATATGCGGTGTGGTGGGCGTCTTGGTCACGTACTTTTTTGTGCCCAGGTTGACGGGCGAGGATCTGGCCAAGCGGGACGAGGAGTTTAGGGCGTACCTGTTGGCGAATGGGTGGAATGGTGAGATGGGCGAGGCTGATTTGAAGGGTTTGGCAgaggatgtcgacgaggGCGTGGTGTCTGGTGATCATGGAGAGAATggggccaaggctgctggGTAG
- the alp1_0 gene encoding Alkaline protease 1: MTSIKNMVLGAVLLWAQLIAAFPTPIGGDGGLLSLLGLGSSRNGDKNASPTPAKSNVKAKSRIVPNSYIVVYKNTTSAADVKAMTASVSSQLKKRNLNKRGFEGQPLSTNVRSFQINNWHAMNFEAEESMALEVGEYDGVDYVENNTWFSTQELVEQTNAPVGLQRLSEAAPVGEQAKKGSYVYDSSAGNGTTAYVVDSGCRTTHRDFQGRATTIANFVKGERATDANGHGTHVACTIAGARFGVAKLATVKCVKVMNAKGQGTNADIIAGLQSVVEDVNKTKPQAATMNMSLGGGRSKALDMAINNVFKAGVLPVVAAGNENQNAKNVSPAAAPNAVTVGAVNATTDQKAGFSNFGPSVDINAPGVDVQSCGIESDSDVSTKSGTSMASPHVAGLANYLMRLENVSDPAKVTALLKNLSKDTDATVEGGRRDTTPLIANNGNQKDKNTFLDENGPVKGGTQGNGAASN, from the exons ATGACGTCCATCAAGAACATGGTTCTTGGAGCTGTCCTCCTCTGGGCACAGCTGATTGCCGCCTTTCCCACTCCcatcggcggcgacggcggcctcttgagcctcctcggccttggctccAGCCGGAACGGCGACAAGAATGCTTCGCCCACTCCAGCAAAGAGCAATGTCAAAGCTAAATCAAGGATCGTCCCCAACAGCTACATCGTTGTCTACAAGAATACCACCAGCGCCGCGGatgtcaaggccatgacggcctCCGTCTCTTCCCAACTCAAGAAGCGCAACCTGAACAAACGTGGATTCGAAGGCCAGCCACTTTCGACCAACGTCCGGTCCTTCCAGATAAACAACTGGCATGCCATGAATTTCGAAGCCGAGGAATCCATGGCGTTGGAGGTTGGCGAGTATGACGGGGTGGATTATGTCGAGAACAACACGTGGTTTTCGACACAGGAGCTTGTTGAACAAACAAATGCCCCTGTTGGATTGCAGCGATTGTCAGAAGCGGCTCCCGTAGGCGAGCAAGCAAAAAAAG GATCTTACGTGTACGACTCATCTGCGGGCAACGGCACTACTGCCTACGTGGTTGACTCTGGCTGTCGAACCACCCACCGGGATTTTCAAGGGCGTGCTACTACGATTGCCAACTTTGTTAAAGGCGAGAGA GCAACCGACGCCAACGGCCACGGCACCCACGTCGCCTGCACTATTGCTGGCGCGAGGTTTGGTGTTGCTAAATTGGCCACGGTCAAGTGCGTCAAGGTCATGAATGCCAAGGGCCAAGGAACAAATGCGGACATTATCGCAGGCTTGCAGAGTGTTGTTGAAGACGTGAATAAGACCAAACCCCAGGCGGCAACTATGAACATGTCCTTGGGTGGAGGCCGGTCAAAggccttggacatggccataAACAATGTCTTCAAAGCCGGTGTTCTTCCTGTGGTGGCAGCCGGAAACGAGAAT CAAAACGCAAAAAACGTATCGCCAGCCGCTGCCCCCAACGCCGTCACCGTTGGCGCCGTAAATGCCACCACGGATCAAAAGGCTGGCTTCTCAAACTTTGGCCCGAGTGTCGATATCAATGCCCCTGGTGTGGATGTTCAGTCTTGTGGCATCGAGTCTGACAGTGATGTGTCGACTAAGAGCGGGACCAGCATGG CCTCTCCCCATGTTGCCGGCCTTGCCAACTATTTGATGCGGTTGGAGAATGTCAGCGACCCCGCCAAAGTAACCGCCCTGCTGAAGAACCTCTCCAAGGACACGGATGCTACGGTGGAGGGCGGCCGAAGAGACACAACGCCCCTGATTGCCAACAACGGAAACCAAAAAGATAAGAATACGTTCCTGGATGAGAATGGCCCGGTCAAGGGGGGTACACAGGGAAACGGCGCCGCCTCGAATTAA